A genome region from Akkermansiaceae bacterium includes the following:
- a CDS encoding FkbM family methyltransferase, with amino-acid sequence MINKLIQSALSSFDYQIRSTKHFGDNYWNDLALLMRRQPSEKSIIMDVGAHHGETLIACRKSFPDAMIHCFEPDPESQEILKNCASNLEKVKIHELALGSAAAQAEFHRNSASMTNSLLPTSAESLESDYADYTKTQEVIQVSVETLDEICARENIGWIDLLKTDCQGYDLMVLQGGEKMISSHQVGLITCEVIFDQEYDGQGRFHELLRYLDSFGYRLIGFYNMSRNRDHVCTYCDAIFERPIGANPS; translated from the coding sequence ATGATAAATAAACTAATTCAATCCGCGCTATCTTCATTCGATTATCAAATTAGATCAACGAAGCACTTCGGTGATAACTACTGGAACGATCTCGCGCTACTCATGCGACGCCAGCCATCCGAGAAATCGATCATCATGGATGTCGGGGCACATCATGGAGAAACCCTAATCGCCTGCCGCAAAAGCTTTCCCGATGCGATGATCCATTGTTTCGAACCGGATCCGGAATCTCAGGAAATCCTGAAAAATTGTGCCTCTAACCTTGAAAAAGTCAAAATCCATGAACTTGCCCTGGGTTCCGCAGCAGCGCAGGCGGAATTTCACCGCAACAGCGCCTCAATGACTAACTCCCTGCTCCCAACTAGTGCCGAATCCCTGGAAAGCGATTATGCCGACTACACAAAAACCCAGGAAGTAATCCAAGTTTCGGTGGAAACTCTGGATGAGATCTGCGCTCGTGAGAACATCGGGTGGATCGACCTGCTGAAAACGGACTGTCAGGGTTACGACCTGATGGTGCTTCAGGGCGGCGAAAAAATGATTTCCTCACATCAGGTGGGGCTGATTACCTGTGAAGTGATCTTTGATCAGGAATACGACGGGCAAGGGAGGTTTCACGAACTCCTAAGATATCTCGATTCGTTCGGCTATCGACTCATCGGATTCTACAACATGTCGCGGAATCGTGATCACGTGTGCACCTATTGTGACGCGATCTTCGAGAGACCGATTGGAGCAAACCCAAGCTGA